A stretch of DNA from Lawsonibacter asaccharolyticus:
TGTTCTCCAGGATGGACATCCAGGCGTAGGTGCGCAGCAGGAAATTCATCCACATGGGCAGCATGATGAGCATCATGGCCACCCGCTGGAAGCCGGCTCCCTCCCGGGCCAGGAAACAGGAAATGGGGTAGCCCACCAACAGGCAGATCACGGTGGCGATGAGGGCCAGCTTGAAGGACCGGGTGAAGACCACCGCGTAGTCCCAGATGCGGGCGAAGTTGTCCAGGGTGAAGCCGCCTCCGGCGGAAGAAAAGGCATAGACCACCACCATCAGAATGGGGATGACCACAAAGATGGCCATCCAGACCACATAGGGGATGGAAAACAGGGAGAGCTTATTCCGCTTCATCTCCGGCCTCCTCCCCCTCTGCCTCCTCGGGGTCATAGGCGGCGTCGCTGATCTCGTCATACTCCTCGCTGTAAGAGGAGTAGTCTCCAAACATGCCGGAGTAATGGCTCTTCTTCATCACGTGGAAGCCGTCGGGATCGATCTTGATGCCGATACGGCTGCCCACCGGGGACAGGTCCGTGGTCTGGATCAGCCATTTGAAGCCATAGAAGTCTACGATGATGTCATACTGCATCCCCTTGAAGGTGACGGAGGTGACGGTCCCCTTCAGCTGGCCCTGCTCCTCTGGCACGATGTCCACATCCTCGGGGCGGATGACCACGTCCACCGGCTCGTTGGGGGCAAAGCCCTTGTCCAGGCACTGGAAACGGCGGTTGAAGATCTCCACCACGCCATCGGTGCGCATAATGCCGTCGATGATGTTGGACTCGCCGATGAAGTCGGCCACAAAGGCATTCTGAGGCTCGTTGTAGATGTCCTCCGGGGTGCCGATCTGCTGGATCTGCCCCTTGTCCATCACTACCACCGTGTCCGACATGGACAGGGCCTCCTCCTGGTCGTGGGTGACATAGATGAAGGTGATGCCCATGGCTTGCTGGATGCGCTTAAGTTCGTTCTGCATGTCTTTGCGCAGCCGCATATCCAGCGCCCCCAGAGGCTCATCCAGCAGCAGCACCTTGGGACGGTTCACCAGGGCGCGGGCAATGGCCACCC
This window harbors:
- a CDS encoding spermidineputrescine ABC transporter, giving the protein MSKELIRLVDCTMAFDDEVVLDNITLNIHDKEFLTLLGPSGCGKTTTLRIIGGFQTPTAGDVFFDGVRINAVPAHKRAINTVFQRYALFPHLNVFENIAFGLRIPKAKEERDEKGKVIRRQKVKLTEKEIQERVMEMLDVVNLKGFEKRSVSSLSGGQQQRVAIARALVNRPKVLLLDEPLGALDMRLRKDMQNELKRIQQAMGITFIYVTHDQEEALSMSDTVVVMDKGQIQQIGTPEDIYNEPQNAFVADFIGESNIIDGIMRTDGVVEIFNRRFQCLDKGFAPNEPVDVVIRPEDVDIVPEEQGQLKGTVTSVTFKGMQYDIIVDFYGFKWLIQTTDLSPVGSRIGIKIDPDGFHVMKKSHYSGMFGDYSSYSEEYDEISDAAYDPEEAEGEEAGDEAE